A window of Gouania willdenowi chromosome 12, fGouWil2.1, whole genome shotgun sequence contains these coding sequences:
- the LOC114472883 gene encoding cholesterol 7-desaturase: protein MIGRCSGWRWTMSPGAVAAVLGLALALLWALLEPEWGAVTRAGLVFVVLVLVLVLRWVLQLLFSPLELLRDPDVGYIPEDGRSRAQTARYVRRRRKTGELPPVYPNGWFRLLDSHMLHTGRVRSVSALGEQLAVFRGHDGSVYALDAYCPHLGANVAVGGQVIGNCIECPFHGWRFRGNDGKCVKIPYSNKVPEFAKLRSWPCCEVNQQILVWFHCDGEEPQWAVPEQQEISSGEWVYRGRTEHFISAHIQEIPENAADVAHLAYLHTPSITSGADLRFTNRRTWKFLRHDWKAQWEPEPGPNHHCSQMLIKHTLTVFGRRISLLDVEVLARQVGPGIVFLLFNHRFLGRGVILHCVTPLEPLLQCVTHTMFYQKNVLPLVPKFLLRAESIQFERDVMIWNNKKYISKPLLVKEDCAVQKHRRWFSQFYSENSPRLRFQHDSLDF from the exons ATGATAGGTCGGTGCTCCGGGTGGAGGTGGACCATGTCTCCCGGTGCTGTGGCTGCTGTCCTCGGCCTGGCCCTGGCCCTCCTCTGGGCTCTGCTGGAACCGGAATGGGGCGCTGTGACCCGGGCTGGGCTGGTCTTTGTggtcctggttctggttctaGTTCTGAGGTGGGTTCTTCAGCTGCTCTTCAGCCCGCTGGAGCTGCTCCGGGACCCGGATGTGGGCTACATCCCGGAGGACGGGCGCAGTAGGGCGCAGACCGCCCGGTACGTGAGGCGGAGGAGGAAAACAGGAGAACTGCCCCCGGTTTACCCCAACGGGTGGTTCCGATTACTGGACTCACACATGCTCCACACAGGACGGGTCAGGAGTGTGTCCGCCCTGG GGGAACAGTTGGCGGTGTTCCGGGGCCATGATGGGTCAGTCTATGCCCTGGACGCTTACTGTCCTCACCTCGGAGCCAACGTGGCGGTGGGTGGACAGGTGATAGGAAACTGCATCGAGTGTCCTTTCCACGGCTGGAGGTTCAGAGGGAACGATGGGAAGTGTGTGAAGATTCCATATTCAAACAAAG TCCCAGAGTTTGCCAAGCTGCGGTCCTGGCCCTGCTGTGAGGTCAACCAGCAGATCCTGGTCTGGTTTCACTGCGATGGGGAGGAGCCTCAGTGGGCGGTGCCTGAGCAGCAGGAGATCAGCAGCGGGGAGTGGGTTTACAGAGGCAGAACTGAACACTTTATCAGCGCCCACATCCAG GAGATTCCTGAGAATGCGGCGGACGTGGCCCACCTGGCTTACCTCCACACCCCCTCCATCACCAGTGGAGCCGACCTGCGCTTCACCAACAGGAGAACCTGGAAGTTCCTACGACACGACTGGAAG GCTCAATGGGAACCAGAACCAGGACCAAACCATCATTGTTCTCAGATGTTGATCAAACACACTCTCACTGTGTTTGGACGCCGCATCTCTTTACTGGATGTGGAAGTGTTGGCCAGACAG GTGGGTCCAGGGATCGTCTTCCTGCTCTTCAACCACAGGTTCCTGGGCCGAGGTGTGATCCTACACTGTGTCACTCCTCTGGAGCCTCTGCTGCAGTGTGTGACTCACACCATGTTCTACCAGAAGAACGTTCTCCCTCTGGTTCCCAAGTTCCTCCTCAGAGCTGAGAGCATCCAG tttgAGCGTGACGTGATGATCTGGAACAATAAGAAGTACATCTCTAAGCCTCTCCTGGTGAAGGAGGATTGTGCCGTACAGAAGCACAGACGATGGTTCAGTCAGTTTTACAGTGAGAACAGTCCACGACTACGTTTCCAGCATGACTCTTTGGACTTctga
- the lrsam1 gene encoding E3 ubiquitin-protein ligase LRSAM1 isoform X2 gives MPLFFKKKKPNGESQKRLEYQMYRAKEAGADDILDISACELSEVPPGALSTCKVLQKKVLILHSNELRSLLPKGCHISSLITLKVLDLHENKLSSLPADIGELSSLQILNVEKNRLKSIPESIGNLRLLQTLNLKGNSMTDLPSTVGSLSSLRTLDISDNNILQLPKEMAYIRTLESFTLDAAKMSYPDASVCLEGTENILRFLCSELGEDYCHPSEHLLPVLESESDKNNMNCVDGMDNDWQNKFSDYEKRKEQRQKERLAFERHLEVKQKEHTQLLLMNTSHKEYMLNSVRQERERMEQGFTQIQRAQEAEKLLMLEKIRQAEDNVSSRIGSLLMDNNRQRKSAEFLQSMEEDRIRMEHLTAITQEEADSLRRREVAAAMQKMLSDGCAMSLLQEASECRRQSLVSEACRSMENLDRKFDKMLSLQVLDKSKVIAQILQEEEMQKAAFQALQLQKDSVHNHIRKQITRIETELMQLTKLEVKRRSLDSENLQNVLAEQRVALSDLLQQLLKQKEQREQELRQVLAELERKSESSQQNYWMIQYQRLLDAKPLSLRMQEAGLEKDLVNKLCKLSAQHYLPVLAHHRVTIEALCHMTAADLKKVGVTEVGIQKALLNWAQERLPAACKAPPQDEEAEVQTPSAPPCHPSPSPPLTPGSPVTPSAPSPVEGPGSSECVVCMETGAQVIFLPCGHVCCCQLCSGALQTCPLCRGNIAQIIRLYRS, from the exons GTTCCTCCAGGTGCTTTATCCACCTGTAAGGTCCTACAGAAGAAG GTTCTGATTCTCCACAGTAATGAGCTGAGGAGTCTtcttcctaaaggatgtcacaTCAGCTCTTTGATCACTCTGAAG GTTCTGGATCTGCATGAAAACAAACTGTCATCACTACCAGCAGACATCGGGGAACTGTCCTCCCTTCAG ATCCTAAACGTAGAGAAGAACCGTCTGAAGTCCATCCCAGAGTCCATCGGCAATCTACGTCTCCTGCAGACTCTTAATTTGAAAG GAAACTCCATGACTGATCTTCCGTCTACGGTGGGTTCTCTGAGCAGCCTCCGAACGCTGGACATAAGCGACAACAACATCCTACAGCTCCCCAAAGAGATGGCCTACATCAGAACATTAGAG AGCTTCACACTAGACGCTGCTAAGATGTCTTATCCTGATGCTTCTGTGTGTTTAGAAGGAACTGAAAACATCTTACGCTTCCTCTGCTCTG AGCTGGGGGAGGATTACTGCCATCCCTCTGAACATCTGCTGCCTGTGCTGGAGAGTGAAAGTGATAAAAACAACATGAACTGTGTGGATGGAATGGACAATGACtggcag AACAAGTTCAGTGACTACGAGAAGAGAAAG GAGCAGAGGCAGAAGGAGAGGCTGGCCTTTGAGCGCCACCTGGAGGTCAAGCAGAAGGAGCACACCCAACTTCTACTGATGAACACCTCCCACAAGGAATACATGCTCAACTCTGTCcgacag GAGCGTGAGCGGATGGAGCAGGGCTTCACTCAGATACAGAGAGCGCAGGAGGCTGAGAAGCTCCTGATGCTGGAGAAGATCAGACAGGCTGAAGATAACGTCAGCAGTCGTATCGGCAGCTTGTTGATGGATAACAACAG ACAGAGGAAGAGTGCAGAGTTTCTTCAGTCCATGGAGGAAGATCG GATCCGTATGGAGCATCTAACGGCCATCACACAGGAGGAGGCCGACTCACTGAGGAGGAGGGAGGTTGCAG CGGCCATGCAGAAGATGTTATCTGACGGCTGTGCAATGAGTCTCCTCCAGGAGGCCAGTGAGTGTCGTAGACAGAGCCTGGTGTCAGAGGCCTGCAGGAG tatgGAGAATCTGGACAGGAAGTTTGATAAGATGCTGTCGCTTCAGGTTTTGGACAAATCCAAAGTAATCGCCCAGATCCTCCaggag GAGGAGATGCAGAAAGCAGCGTTCCAGGCTCTGCAGCTGCAGAAAGACTCTGTGCACAACCACATCCgtaaacag ATCACACGCATAGAgactgagttaatgcagctcaCTAAGCTGGAGGTTAAAAGACGCAGTCTGGACTCTGAGAACCTGCAG aacgTGCTAGCAGAGCAGCGCGTGGCCCTCAGTGATTTACTGCAGCAGCTGCTGAAGCAGAAGGAACAGAGAGAACAGGAGCTCCGACAGGTCCTC GCCGAGTTAGAGAGAAAGTCTGAGTCTAGTCAGCAGAACTACTGGATGATCCAGTACCAGAGACTGTTGGACGCTAAGCCTCTGTCCCTCCGTATGCAG GAGGCGGGGCTAGAGAAGGACCTGGTCAATAAGCTGTGTAAACTGTCTGCTCAGCACTATCTGCCTGTTCTGGCTCATCATAGAGTGACCATTGAGGCtctttgtcacatgactgcagcGGACCTGAAGAAG GTGGGTGTGACTGAAGTAGGGATTCAGAAAGCTCTGCTGAACTGGGCTCAGGAACGTCTGCCTGCAG CTTGTAAGGCACCGCCACAGGATGAAGAAGCTGAGGTTCAGACTCCATCAGCACCTCCATGTCATCCCTCCCCCAGCCCCCCGCTCACCCCAGGGAGCCCCGTTACCCCCTCAGCCCCGAGCCCTGTGGAGGGGCCGGGCAGCTCGGAGTGTGTGGTGTGCATGGAGACTGgg GCTCAGGTCATCTTCCTGCCGTGTGGTCACGTGTGCTGCTGTCAGCTGTGTAGTGGCGCTCTACAGACCTGCCCTCTGTGCCGTGGAAACATCGCTCAGATCATCCGCCTGTACCGCTCCTAG
- the lrsam1 gene encoding E3 ubiquitin-protein ligase LRSAM1 isoform X1: MPLFFKKKKPNGESQKRLEYQMYRAKEAGADDILDISACELSEVPPGALSTCKVLQKKVLILHSNELRSLLPKGCHISSLITLKVLDLHENKLSSLPADIGELSSLQILNVEKNRLKSIPESIGNLRLLQTLNLKGNSMTDLPSTVGSLSSLRTLDISDNNILQLPKEMAYIRTLESFTLDAAKMSYPDASVCLEGTENILRFLCSELGEDYCHPSEHLLPVLESESDKNNMNCVDGMDNDWQNKFSDYEKRKEQRQKERLAFERHLEVKQKEHTQLLLMNTSHKEYMLNSVRQERERMEQGFTQIQRAQEAEKLLMLEKIRQAEDNVSSRIGSLLMDNNRQRKSAEFLQSMEEDRIRMEHLTAITQEEADSLRRREVAAAMQKMLSDGCAMSLLQEASECRRQSLVSEACRSMENLDRKFDKMLSLQVLDKSKVIAQILQEEEMQKAAFQALQLQKDSVHNHIRKQITRIETELMQLTKLEVKRRSLDSENLQNVLAEQRVALSDLLQQLLKQKEQREQELRQVLAELERKSESSQQNYWMIQYQRLLDAKPLSLRMQEAGLEKDLVNKLCKLSAQHYLPVLAHHRVTIEALCHMTAADLKKVGVTEVGIQKALLNWAQERLPAAACKAPPQDEEAEVQTPSAPPCHPSPSPPLTPGSPVTPSAPSPVEGPGSSECVVCMETGAQVIFLPCGHVCCCQLCSGALQTCPLCRGNIAQIIRLYRS, encoded by the exons GTTCCTCCAGGTGCTTTATCCACCTGTAAGGTCCTACAGAAGAAG GTTCTGATTCTCCACAGTAATGAGCTGAGGAGTCTtcttcctaaaggatgtcacaTCAGCTCTTTGATCACTCTGAAG GTTCTGGATCTGCATGAAAACAAACTGTCATCACTACCAGCAGACATCGGGGAACTGTCCTCCCTTCAG ATCCTAAACGTAGAGAAGAACCGTCTGAAGTCCATCCCAGAGTCCATCGGCAATCTACGTCTCCTGCAGACTCTTAATTTGAAAG GAAACTCCATGACTGATCTTCCGTCTACGGTGGGTTCTCTGAGCAGCCTCCGAACGCTGGACATAAGCGACAACAACATCCTACAGCTCCCCAAAGAGATGGCCTACATCAGAACATTAGAG AGCTTCACACTAGACGCTGCTAAGATGTCTTATCCTGATGCTTCTGTGTGTTTAGAAGGAACTGAAAACATCTTACGCTTCCTCTGCTCTG AGCTGGGGGAGGATTACTGCCATCCCTCTGAACATCTGCTGCCTGTGCTGGAGAGTGAAAGTGATAAAAACAACATGAACTGTGTGGATGGAATGGACAATGACtggcag AACAAGTTCAGTGACTACGAGAAGAGAAAG GAGCAGAGGCAGAAGGAGAGGCTGGCCTTTGAGCGCCACCTGGAGGTCAAGCAGAAGGAGCACACCCAACTTCTACTGATGAACACCTCCCACAAGGAATACATGCTCAACTCTGTCcgacag GAGCGTGAGCGGATGGAGCAGGGCTTCACTCAGATACAGAGAGCGCAGGAGGCTGAGAAGCTCCTGATGCTGGAGAAGATCAGACAGGCTGAAGATAACGTCAGCAGTCGTATCGGCAGCTTGTTGATGGATAACAACAG ACAGAGGAAGAGTGCAGAGTTTCTTCAGTCCATGGAGGAAGATCG GATCCGTATGGAGCATCTAACGGCCATCACACAGGAGGAGGCCGACTCACTGAGGAGGAGGGAGGTTGCAG CGGCCATGCAGAAGATGTTATCTGACGGCTGTGCAATGAGTCTCCTCCAGGAGGCCAGTGAGTGTCGTAGACAGAGCCTGGTGTCAGAGGCCTGCAGGAG tatgGAGAATCTGGACAGGAAGTTTGATAAGATGCTGTCGCTTCAGGTTTTGGACAAATCCAAAGTAATCGCCCAGATCCTCCaggag GAGGAGATGCAGAAAGCAGCGTTCCAGGCTCTGCAGCTGCAGAAAGACTCTGTGCACAACCACATCCgtaaacag ATCACACGCATAGAgactgagttaatgcagctcaCTAAGCTGGAGGTTAAAAGACGCAGTCTGGACTCTGAGAACCTGCAG aacgTGCTAGCAGAGCAGCGCGTGGCCCTCAGTGATTTACTGCAGCAGCTGCTGAAGCAGAAGGAACAGAGAGAACAGGAGCTCCGACAGGTCCTC GCCGAGTTAGAGAGAAAGTCTGAGTCTAGTCAGCAGAACTACTGGATGATCCAGTACCAGAGACTGTTGGACGCTAAGCCTCTGTCCCTCCGTATGCAG GAGGCGGGGCTAGAGAAGGACCTGGTCAATAAGCTGTGTAAACTGTCTGCTCAGCACTATCTGCCTGTTCTGGCTCATCATAGAGTGACCATTGAGGCtctttgtcacatgactgcagcGGACCTGAAGAAG GTGGGTGTGACTGAAGTAGGGATTCAGAAAGCTCTGCTGAACTGGGCTCAGGAACGTCTGCCTGCAG CAGCTTGTAAGGCACCGCCACAGGATGAAGAAGCTGAGGTTCAGACTCCATCAGCACCTCCATGTCATCCCTCCCCCAGCCCCCCGCTCACCCCAGGGAGCCCCGTTACCCCCTCAGCCCCGAGCCCTGTGGAGGGGCCGGGCAGCTCGGAGTGTGTGGTGTGCATGGAGACTGgg GCTCAGGTCATCTTCCTGCCGTGTGGTCACGTGTGCTGCTGTCAGCTGTGTAGTGGCGCTCTACAGACCTGCCCTCTGTGCCGTGGAAACATCGCTCAGATCATCCGCCTGTACCGCTCCTAG